The window CCACGCGGATTCTGCCCCCTCCCGAGCCACGTCACGGTCCGGGACACGGATTCGATACCGGGTTACAGTGTGGTTAGGGCGTGCTTTTGTCGCTCCGAACCGTCCGGTGTCGCATGGAACGGCCGGTCACACGGAGGACCGTCCTCGGGTCCCTCGGCGCTACGGTGCTGGCCGGGTGTACGGATTCGGGGACGGGCGGCAGGGACCCGGTCGACGGAGGGTCGGCTGGGCGCTCCCGGGGCAGCGCGGTAACGGACGGGGCCGGCCCGCCGACGACGGCCGAGCGACTCCCGCTCCCGATGGACCCGTCCTCGGTCCGGTCAGAGGCGGTCTCCGGAGGGCCGCCCAAAGACGGCATCCCGTCCATCGACGACCCGAAGTTCGTCTCCGCGGACGATGCCCCCTGGCTCGACCAGGGGGACCCGGTGTTCGGACTCGCCACGGACGGTGGGGCGAAGGCGTACCCGCAGTCGATTCTCGTCCGCCACGAGGTCTGCAACGATGTCGTCGATGGGCAGCCGGTGAGCGTCACCTACTGCCCGCTGACCGGCACGGCGATGGGATTCGAACGTGGGGAGACGACGTTCGGGGTGTCCGGGCGGCTGGTGAACAACAACCTCATCATGTACGATCGGGGGACCGAGACGTGGTGGCCACAGGTGCTCGCCACCGCGATTCCCGGGCCGTGGAACGACTCCCCCGCGATGCGGTCACTCCGGGAGTTCCGCCTCGTCTGGACGACCTGGAAGCGGTGGTCGAACCGGCATCCGGGAACCGAGGTCCTCTCGCGGGACACCGGGTTCGCGAAGAACTACAACCAGGACCCGTACGGCTCGTACAATCCGCGACAGGGGTACTACTCGCCCGGGAGTCCTCCGATGTTCACCTCCTTCTCGGACGACGACCGGCTCACCCCGAAGACCGTGGTCCTCGGTACCCGCACGCCGGACGGGGCGGCCGCCTTCGAGAAGGACGCGCTGCGGGAACGCGGACTCGTCGACGGCGAACTGGGCGAGATGGCCGTCCTCGCGGTGCACGAGCCCGACCTCGACACGGGGTACGTCTACCGGAACCCGGAGGGTCGTCGTTTCGACTACCGCGATGGACAGGTCATCGACGATTCCGGGACTGCTCATCCGCCCGAGGAACTCCCGCTGGACCGAACACTGGCGTTCGACGCGATGTGGTTCGCGTGGAGCGGCTTCTACCCCGAGACGACGCTGTATGTCTGACCCGACATCCCCATCGACCCGTTCGCGGGCGGACGACTCGGAGACAACCACGGATGACTCCGGGGCCGTCGCCGGCACGGTCGCCGCGCTGCGAGCGGCCGCGCGACGACGTGACTCGACAGCTGTGTTCATCGCCGGACTGGCGGGCTACCTCGTGCTGTATCTGGCCACGGTTGGCGACCTTTCGGTCATCGGTGGGGGTGGTGGTCCGGTCACGGTCCGACTGGCGGAGGACCTCTCGCGTGCGTTCGCCAGCACCGGCTTCTTCAGGTTCGGCGCGGTGGCCGTAGTCTCGGCCGGTCCGGTTACCTACCTCCTGTCGCCGCTCAACCTGCTCCTGGCGCTGTTCCTCGCCGGACTCGTGGGAGCGAATGTCGCGCTCACCTACCTCGGGCTGGTCCAGCCCCGGGCCTGTGGGCTCGAATCATCGACAGGCATCCTCGCAGGCGTGCCGGCCCTGCTGTCCGGCGCGGCCTGCTGTGGCCCGACGGTTCTCCTCGTGATCGGGGTCCAGGCCAGCGCGACCCTCGTCACGGGGTTCCAGCTGCTCGTCCCGGTCGCCGTCGTGATGCTGGTGGGGAGTCTGCTCCTCGTCGGCCGCCAGGTCGAACCGGCCCTTCTCTGACCAGCGCTCCCCGACGGATGTCGTTCGCCGGGGCGTGCCACACGGCCGGTCTACGCCCGCTCGACCGGCACTGTGGCGGCGTCACCGAAGGGACGGGCGTAGTCGAGGCCGGCCTCGTGGAACCCAGCGTCTGGGATTCCGAGGTCCACGCAGCACGCCCCACAGCTTGCAGCCCGGGGGTCGGTCAGGCAAGGGTGACGACCCGGCCAGCGTCGACAGCGACGACGGGCTGTTCGCCTGTCGTGGCGTCGAGTCCCGACGGCACGTCGAG of the Haloglomus salinum genome contains:
- a CDS encoding DUF3179 domain-containing protein, yielding MERPVTRRTVLGSLGATVLAGCTDSGTGGRDPVDGGSAGRSRGSAVTDGAGPPTTAERLPLPMDPSSVRSEAVSGGPPKDGIPSIDDPKFVSADDAPWLDQGDPVFGLATDGGAKAYPQSILVRHEVCNDVVDGQPVSVTYCPLTGTAMGFERGETTFGVSGRLVNNNLIMYDRGTETWWPQVLATAIPGPWNDSPAMRSLREFRLVWTTWKRWSNRHPGTEVLSRDTGFAKNYNQDPYGSYNPRQGYYSPGSPPMFTSFSDDDRLTPKTVVLGTRTPDGAAAFEKDALRERGLVDGELGEMAVLAVHEPDLDTGYVYRNPEGRRFDYRDGQVIDDSGTAHPPEELPLDRTLAFDAMWFAWSGFYPETTLYV
- a CDS encoding NAD(P)H-hydrate epimerase; amino-acid sequence: MAAVDRVAVGPLDVPSGLDATTGEQPVVAVDAGRVVTLA